In a genomic window of Chryseobacterium sp. G0162:
- a CDS encoding ABC-F family ATP-binding cassette domain-containing protein has translation MLTVSNLSLQFGKRVLFDEVNIMFTKGNCYGIIGANGAGKSTFLKILTGKQDPTTGHVSLEPGKRMSVLEQDHFAYDQYTVLEAVLRGNKKLFEIKEEMDALYAKEDFSDEDGIKAGELGVIYDEMGGWTAESDAQTMLSNVGVKDEMHWQMMSELENKDKVKVLLAQALFGNPDVLILDEPTNDLDIDTISWLEDFLADYENTVIVVSHDRHFLDTVCTHIGDLDYAKLNLYTGNYSFWYQASQLATRQRAQANKKAEEKKKELQDFIARFSSNVAKAKQATARKKMIDKLNIDDIKPSSRRYPAIIFEMEREAGDQILDVKGLEKTKDGELLFSNIDLNLKKGDKVAVLSKNSLAITEFFEILAGNVEADKGTVAWGVTTNQSHMPLDNTNFFQEDLSLVDWLRQFTKNDEERHEEFVRGFLGRMLFSGDEALKSCKVLSGGEKMRCMFSRMMLQKANVLLLDEPTNHLDLESITTLNNSLSNFKGNLLLASHDHEMLSTVCNRIIELTPNGIIDREMTYDEYLADKKVKELKEKMYS, from the coding sequence ATGTTAACAGTATCTAACTTATCTTTACAATTCGGGAAAAGAGTTCTTTTTGACGAGGTAAATATTATGTTTACCAAAGGAAACTGCTACGGGATCATCGGAGCAAACGGGGCGGGAAAGTCTACATTCCTTAAAATATTAACAGGAAAGCAAGATCCTACAACAGGTCACGTATCTCTGGAACCAGGGAAAAGGATGTCAGTTTTAGAGCAGGATCACTTTGCTTATGATCAATATACTGTTCTTGAAGCTGTACTAAGAGGTAATAAAAAATTATTTGAGATAAAGGAGGAAATGGATGCGTTATACGCAAAAGAAGATTTCTCCGACGAAGATGGAATTAAAGCGGGTGAATTAGGTGTAATCTATGATGAAATGGGTGGATGGACTGCTGAATCTGATGCACAAACCATGCTTTCCAACGTAGGTGTTAAAGATGAAATGCACTGGCAAATGATGAGTGAACTTGAGAACAAAGATAAAGTAAAGGTTCTTTTGGCTCAGGCACTTTTCGGTAATCCTGATGTATTGATTCTGGATGAACCTACCAATGACCTTGACATTGATACTATCTCTTGGTTAGAAGATTTCCTTGCTGATTATGAAAACACGGTAATCGTAGTATCTCACGACCGTCACTTCTTAGATACAGTGTGTACTCACATTGGAGATTTAGATTATGCGAAGCTTAACCTTTACACAGGTAACTATTCTTTCTGGTACCAGGCATCTCAATTGGCAACAAGACAAAGAGCTCAGGCTAACAAGAAAGCTGAAGAGAAGAAAAAAGAACTTCAGGACTTCATTGCCAGATTCAGTTCTAACGTTGCTAAGGCTAAACAGGCTACTGCAAGAAAGAAAATGATCGACAAATTAAATATTGACGATATTAAGCCTTCTTCCAGAAGATACCCAGCGATCATTTTCGAAATGGAAAGAGAAGCGGGAGATCAGATTCTTGATGTAAAAGGTCTTGAAAAAACAAAAGACGGAGAGTTATTATTCTCTAATATTGACTTAAACCTTAAAAAGGGAGATAAAGTAGCCGTACTTTCTAAAAACTCTTTAGCGATCACAGAATTTTTCGAAATTCTGGCTGGAAACGTTGAAGCAGATAAAGGAACTGTTGCTTGGGGAGTAACTACTAACCAATCTCACATGCCTTTAGATAATACTAATTTCTTCCAGGAAGATTTAAGCTTGGTTGATTGGTTGAGACAATTCACGAAAAATGATGAAGAGCGTCACGAAGAATTCGTAAGAGGATTCCTAGGAAGAATGCTATTCTCTGGTGATGAAGCGTTGAAATCTTGTAAAGTACTTTCAGGAGGAGAAAAAATGAGATGTATGTTCAGTAGAATGATGCTTCAGAAAGCTAACGTTCTTTTATTAGATGAACCTACCAACCACTTAGACCTTGAAAGTATCACGACATTGAACAACTCATTGTCTAACTTCAAAGGAAATCTTTTATTGGCTTCTCATGACCACGAAATGTTGTCAACGGTCTGTAACAGAATTATTGAATTAACTCCTAACGGAATTATCGATAGAGAAATGACTTATGACGAATATCTTGCTGATAAAAAAGTAAAAGAATTAAAAGAAAAAATGTATTCTTAA
- a CDS encoding M48 family metallopeptidase, translating to MKKIIVCLVFLGAMNSISAQKINLGKAAGIVSNGAKALTFTNEDAIKLSKESVDWMDKNNAVAGPKDPYTVRLNKLFGKHKTQDGLNLNYKVYKVKDINAFACADGSVRVFSSLMDIMTDNELLAVIGHEIGHVKNQDTKDAMKSAYLKAAALDAASSASGAVATLNDSQIGKMANAFLDASHSKKQESEADTYSYEFMKANKYDVVGAYSAFKKLALLSEGSTQSGFEKMFNSHPDSEKRAQAIKKRAEKDGLWKDPGTVTLPTTKLTK from the coding sequence ATGAAAAAAATTATCGTATGCCTTGTATTTTTAGGGGCAATGAATTCGATCAGTGCACAGAAAATCAATCTTGGAAAAGCTGCCGGAATTGTTTCAAATGGTGCCAAAGCTTTAACGTTTACCAACGAAGATGCTATTAAATTATCCAAAGAATCTGTAGATTGGATGGATAAAAACAATGCTGTAGCAGGACCCAAAGATCCTTACACAGTAAGACTGAACAAGTTGTTTGGAAAACACAAAACACAAGACGGTCTGAATTTGAACTATAAAGTGTATAAAGTGAAAGATATCAATGCTTTTGCTTGCGCAGACGGAAGTGTACGTGTGTTTTCTTCTCTGATGGATATTATGACGGATAACGAATTATTGGCTGTAATTGGTCACGAAATTGGTCACGTTAAAAATCAGGATACGAAAGATGCCATGAAATCAGCTTATTTAAAAGCAGCAGCATTAGACGCAGCTTCATCAGCATCTGGTGCAGTAGCAACTCTTAATGATAGCCAGATCGGAAAAATGGCCAATGCATTTTTAGATGCTTCCCACAGCAAAAAGCAGGAGTCTGAAGCAGATACCTATTCTTATGAGTTTATGAAGGCTAATAAATATGACGTAGTGGGAGCTTATTCCGCTTTCAAGAAACTAGCTTTGTTATCTGAAGGAAGTACACAATCCGGTTTTGAAAAAATGTTTAACTCTCACCCGGATAGTGAAAAAAGAGCTCAAGCAATCAAAAAGAGAGCAGAAAAAGACGGATTATGGAAAGATCCGGGAACTGTTACGCTTCCAACGACGAAACTTACAAAATAA
- the recJ gene encoding single-stranded-DNA-specific exonuclease RecJ: MSQKWIYKPEPDEEIVDGLSSSLGFGTFESKLLVLRGIDNYQKAREFFKPNLNDIHSPFLMADMQKAVERIATAIENGEKILVYGDYDVDGTTAVALMYLYLSKIVEKKYLDYYIPDRNSEGYGISTEGIDFAKENGFSLIIALDCGIKALDMINYASSLEIDFIICDHHLPGEEIPNAAAVLDPKRSDCRYPFKELSGCGVGFKLCQGLNTIYKLPDAELFELTDLLAISIAADIVSMTGENRVLAKMGLKTLRKTRNLGLRLLIPEDKLSHFEISNIVFEIAPKINAAGRISHGKAAVELMVSENLKHANQIVSDIMNLNDERRELDMNSTLSALNQIIESQQETKHTTIVYHPEWNKGVIGIVASRLIETYYKPTLVFTDGNNGEMVASARSVSDFDVHEALDLCSEYFLKFGGHHAAAGLSMEKDKFDAFKVKFEQIVSEKIQDHQKEPSISIDTEITVDEINREFINFHRKLAPFGPHNMKPIFTLTNQKLSGYVKTMGKDNNHLKFYIKQESTGRNIECVGFKLGQFVEDFKNKNFDLAFTLEENHWKGNVTHYLNIKDVKFKD; the protein is encoded by the coding sequence ATGAGTCAAAAATGGATTTACAAGCCCGAACCCGATGAGGAAATTGTGGACGGACTAAGTTCGTCACTTGGTTTTGGTACTTTTGAATCTAAACTTCTCGTTCTTAGAGGAATTGACAATTATCAGAAGGCGAGAGAATTTTTCAAACCAAACCTTAACGATATACACAGTCCGTTTTTAATGGCAGACATGCAAAAAGCTGTAGAGCGTATTGCTACTGCAATTGAAAATGGCGAAAAAATATTGGTATATGGCGATTATGATGTAGATGGAACTACAGCTGTTGCTTTAATGTACCTTTACCTCAGCAAAATTGTTGAGAAAAAATACCTGGATTACTATATTCCTGACAGGAATTCTGAAGGATATGGAATTTCTACAGAGGGAATTGATTTTGCCAAAGAGAATGGTTTTTCACTAATCATTGCACTGGACTGCGGAATTAAGGCTCTTGATATGATTAATTATGCCTCCAGCCTGGAAATAGATTTTATCATCTGCGATCACCACCTTCCTGGTGAAGAAATTCCTAATGCTGCAGCTGTATTAGATCCTAAAAGAAGCGACTGCCGATATCCGTTCAAGGAACTTTCCGGATGCGGTGTAGGTTTTAAGCTTTGCCAGGGATTGAATACCATCTATAAACTTCCGGACGCAGAATTATTTGAGCTTACAGACCTTTTGGCTATATCCATCGCTGCAGATATTGTTTCGATGACCGGAGAAAACAGAGTTCTTGCTAAAATGGGATTAAAAACCCTTAGAAAAACAAGAAACCTCGGATTAAGATTATTAATTCCCGAAGATAAGTTGTCTCATTTTGAAATTTCAAATATTGTTTTTGAAATTGCCCCTAAAATAAATGCTGCAGGGAGAATTTCCCATGGAAAAGCTGCAGTAGAACTTATGGTTTCTGAGAACCTGAAACATGCCAACCAGATTGTGAGTGACATCATGAACCTCAACGATGAAAGACGTGAACTGGACATGAACTCTACTCTTTCGGCTTTGAACCAGATTATAGAATCTCAACAGGAAACGAAACACACTACCATTGTTTATCATCCTGAGTGGAACAAAGGGGTAATTGGAATTGTAGCATCAAGACTGATTGAAACTTATTATAAACCTACATTGGTTTTTACGGACGGAAATAATGGTGAAATGGTAGCTTCTGCAAGATCGGTTTCGGATTTTGACGTTCATGAAGCTCTTGATCTATGCTCGGAATATTTCCTTAAATTTGGAGGACATCATGCTGCTGCAGGACTTTCAATGGAGAAGGATAAGTTTGATGCTTTTAAAGTAAAATTTGAACAGATTGTTTCTGAAAAAATTCAGGATCATCAGAAAGAACCTTCTATCTCAATTGATACTGAAATTACCGTTGACGAAATTAACAGAGAGTTCATCAATTTCCATAGAAAACTGGCTCCGTTCGGACCTCACAATATGAAGCCTATCTTTACACTTACGAATCAAAAGCTTTCAGGCTATGTTAAAACGATGGGTAAAGACAACAATCATCTAAAGTTTTATATCAAGCAAGAATCTACGGGACGAAATATTGAATGTGTAGGTTTCAAACTCGGACAGTTTGTAGAGGATTTTAAAAATAAAAATTTTGATCTGGCTTTTACGCTGGAAGAAAATCATTGGAAAGGCAATGTAACTCATTATCTTAATATCAAAGATGTAAAGTTTAAGGACTAG
- the nadD gene encoding nicotinate (nicotinamide) nucleotide adenylyltransferase, with product MKKIGLFFGSFNPIHIGHLILANYILENSDMDEMWFVVSPQNPFKDKKSLLKDHNRLDMVQLAVKNYPNMRASNVEFSLPKPSYTIDTLTYLHEKHPDYSFSLIMGEDNLDSLHKWKNSEALIKNHHIIVYPRVFEGEKKDSEYLQHENISLIKAPVIELSATEIRNMIKEGKNVRPMLPPEVFEYLDGSNFYK from the coding sequence ATGAAAAAAATCGGTTTATTCTTCGGATCTTTTAATCCGATCCATATTGGACATCTTATTTTAGCCAATTATATTTTGGAAAATTCCGATATGGATGAAATGTGGTTTGTGGTGAGTCCACAAAATCCTTTTAAAGACAAAAAATCTTTATTGAAGGACCACAACCGATTGGATATGGTACAGTTGGCAGTAAAGAATTATCCTAATATGCGTGCTTCCAACGTGGAGTTTTCTCTTCCAAAGCCAAGTTATACCATTGATACGCTTACTTATCTGCATGAAAAGCACCCAGACTATTCTTTCAGCCTGATTATGGGCGAGGACAATCTGGATAGCCTGCACAAATGGAAAAATTCTGAAGCTTTGATTAAAAATCATCATATCATTGTTTATCCAAGGGTGTTTGAAGGAGAAAAGAAGGATTCAGAATATCTTCAGCATGAAAATATCTCTCTGATAAAGGCTCCTGTGATAGAACTTTCTGCTACAGAAATCCGTAATATGATCAAAGAAGGTAAGAATGTGAGGCCTATGTTACCACCTGAAGTTTTTGAATATTTGGATGGAAGTAACTTTTATAAGTAA
- a CDS encoding DUF3817 domain-containing protein, which translates to MNFIENFFSKYSQEKLIKWFKQICLAEAISCVLLYCVAMIWIRYDENLYSIIFISVIGSLHGLFFTLYLLLCIPARKIYNWDDEDFVFALLAAFFPFATVWVDKKLAQFDRE; encoded by the coding sequence ATGAACTTCATCGAAAATTTCTTCTCAAAATATTCTCAGGAAAAACTCATCAAATGGTTTAAACAGATTTGTCTTGCGGAAGCTATTTCATGTGTTTTATTATATTGTGTGGCTATGATCTGGATCCGGTATGATGAAAATCTCTATTCTATTATTTTCATCAGCGTCATTGGTAGTCTACATGGGTTATTTTTTACACTTTACCTTTTACTCTGCATTCCCGCAAGAAAAATTTATAACTGGGATGACGAAGATTTTGTGTTCGCTTTATTAGCAGCCTTTTTCCCCTTTGCTACGGTATGGGTCGATAAAAAGTTGGCTCAATTCGACAGAGAATAA
- a CDS encoding outer membrane beta-barrel family protein has product MKTQILIAALFFSGLVSAQQKKDSLKVNAIESVNIKKQVFKKQGDRLVYDVAASPIAKGTNTFNLLKQTPMISSIDGKTLKILGKSDAVIYINNKKTNMDSEALIEMLKSTPSEDIQKIEVITVPGSEFQVESKEGVINIVMKRNKNNGYNGTLKMQNEQAYYNNPNAGGSFNFRQGKWSGNSNFRMGSWTERQKYTLSNGDPTFRNESYGSNDDPNKNFGGGFNIDYEISKKQSLGLSYNMRYNKSFNSVLDMTNWQNGVLMDRTVNYEDAQTRNHSFNLNYEIKTDSIGSKLTSNVSYLWFNRDKVSFNESIPFNIDPSSAEYKKRYSALQQSVPQIINNYAANIDYLKKTAKGATWLMGVSYNYTNTDNDTRQDKLIGDEFVMDTKQTNHFIYKENILGIYLNYERKLTEKLSGKIGARYEMTRSTGDILGKTGFERNYNNLLPYLNLNYAINSDHNLSYTFSSRIRRPRFWELNPSRTYFTPTNYTQNNPFVLAAKFYNQELNYMYKNAFYANLSYTMVDDAAASDLLPLQGILTTPQKDENGNYIYDQAGNMLMDKIRFLRYIRTNYGKNREISLTLGMNKSWFKDIWTTNYSVNLGYITYTGGVWQDPTSQLGPYESEELEPYIVDVKNYNMSATINNVVRLSSKKDWFLGVNYFFGSKVAMEGGTIGVRQSFDISLKKIIGDWTVIAEANDLFNQSFYRVNSIQPNGKYNNITNFNYPRLISIGVTYNFGNQKLKKAREMKSANDAVKSRT; this is encoded by the coding sequence ATGAAAACTCAAATTCTCATTGCAGCACTATTCTTCAGCGGACTGGTTTCCGCTCAACAGAAAAAAGATAGTTTGAAAGTAAATGCTATTGAGTCAGTCAATATCAAGAAACAGGTTTTCAAAAAGCAGGGAGACCGTCTTGTTTATGATGTGGCAGCTTCTCCTATCGCTAAAGGCACTAATACGTTCAACCTTTTAAAGCAGACTCCAATGATTTCCAGCATTGATGGTAAAACCTTAAAGATTTTAGGTAAATCTGATGCTGTTATTTATATCAATAACAAAAAAACCAATATGGATTCTGAGGCATTGATTGAAATGCTGAAGTCTACTCCATCGGAAGATATTCAGAAAATTGAGGTCATTACAGTTCCAGGAAGTGAATTCCAGGTGGAATCTAAGGAAGGGGTCATCAACATTGTGATGAAGAGGAACAAAAATAATGGCTACAACGGGACATTGAAAATGCAGAACGAACAAGCTTATTACAACAACCCTAATGCAGGAGGATCTTTTAACTTCAGACAGGGAAAATGGTCAGGAAATTCTAATTTTAGAATGGGTAGCTGGACAGAAAGACAAAAATATACACTATCTAACGGGGATCCAACCTTCAGAAATGAGTCCTATGGCTCTAATGATGATCCTAATAAAAACTTCGGTGGCGGATTTAATATTGATTATGAAATCAGCAAGAAACAAAGTCTTGGATTATCTTATAATATGAGATATAATAAGAGTTTCAATTCTGTTCTGGATATGACGAACTGGCAAAATGGAGTATTAATGGACAGAACTGTTAATTATGAAGATGCTCAAACCAGAAATCACTCTTTCAATTTGAATTATGAGATCAAAACAGATTCTATAGGCAGTAAACTTACCTCTAATGTTTCTTATTTATGGTTTAACAGAGATAAGGTAAGTTTCAATGAGAGTATTCCATTCAATATTGATCCTTCAAGTGCAGAGTATAAAAAGAGATATTCTGCTTTACAACAATCTGTACCCCAAATTATCAACAATTATGCAGCCAATATCGACTATCTGAAAAAAACGGCTAAAGGGGCAACATGGTTAATGGGAGTTAGCTATAATTACACCAATACAGATAATGATACAAGACAAGACAAATTAATCGGCGATGAATTTGTAATGGATACTAAACAGACCAATCATTTCATTTATAAAGAAAATATTTTAGGTATTTATTTAAACTATGAAAGAAAACTGACTGAAAAGTTATCCGGAAAAATAGGTGCCCGTTATGAAATGACCAGAAGTACCGGAGATATTCTTGGAAAAACAGGATTTGAAAGAAATTATAATAACCTGCTTCCTTACCTGAATTTAAATTATGCCATCAATTCCGACCATAATTTAAGTTATACTTTCTCCAGTAGAATCAGAAGACCAAGATTTTGGGAGCTCAACCCATCCAGAACGTATTTTACTCCAACCAATTATACCCAAAATAATCCTTTTGTACTGGCTGCGAAGTTCTATAATCAGGAGCTGAACTATATGTACAAAAATGCATTCTATGCTAACCTGAGTTATACAATGGTAGACGATGCCGCAGCTTCTGACCTGCTTCCTTTACAGGGAATTTTAACCACTCCGCAAAAGGATGAAAATGGTAATTACATATACGATCAAGCGGGTAATATGCTTATGGATAAAATAAGATTCCTGAGATACATCAGAACCAATTATGGTAAGAATAGAGAAATCAGTTTGACGCTTGGAATGAACAAGTCCTGGTTTAAAGATATCTGGACCACCAACTATTCCGTAAATCTAGGATATATTACTTACACTGGTGGTGTATGGCAAGATCCTACTTCTCAGCTTGGGCCATACGAATCGGAAGAACTGGAACCTTACATCGTAGATGTTAAAAATTACAATATGTCTGCAACTATCAATAATGTCGTTCGTCTTTCTTCTAAAAAGGACTGGTTTCTAGGAGTTAATTACTTTTTCGGAAGTAAAGTAGCTATGGAAGGTGGTACAATAGGGGTAAGACAAAGCTTTGATATCAGTTTGAAAAAAATTATCGGTGACTGGACCGTAATTGCAGAGGCAAATGACCTATTTAATCAGAGTTTTTACAGAGTTAACAGTATACAGCCTAACGGGAAGTATAATAATATAACGAACTTCAACTATCCACGATTAATAAGCATTGGAGTAACCTACAATTTCGGAAATCAGAAACTGAAAAAAGCAAGGGAAATGAAATCAGCGAATGATGCTGTAAAATCAAGAACCTAA
- a CDS encoding TonB-dependent receptor domain-containing protein gives MKRILLSIAVIFGTCAFAQEKKSDSTKTKNIEGITITKQVFKKQSDRLVYDVASSPIAKGNTTFDILKQTPLLSSTDDKTLKIAGKNNVLIYINGRKSNMDAESLAQFLKNTPAENIQKIEVITVPGSEYQVESSDGIINIVLKKKMSDGLNGNMRFSNTQGKYNASQASFSANYRKDKLGISASLSGGENIEAQTYTLKNSSKNASNESTGDIDDPNKNIGGYLNIDYQLNDKSNLALSWNTWANKSYNSTVNLFNTIVNEKGPRYTWSKNKEDARSYNNSLNLNYELKTDSLGSKLNVNAAYLNYKRFQAIDNITYNSDINRNIGNKSIQMFQDLPQIINNFSGMVDYIQKFKNDLTISIGGNYNKTQTDNDTKSDTYFFDPEDTPKLAPNHFIYDESIYGFYVTAEKKFSDKFSGKIGTRYEITNSLGTSDNPPEGAEALKRIERNYNNFLPYLSLNYTINDKNNISYSFSSRMRRPSFWEINPVVNKLTDDNYTQNNPFVKASSTYNQELMYMYKNSYFVVLNHSYIKDAITQVPLQGYPVKPNGDTGQNLALRYIRTNFGDKQEMSAMIGVQKSFFKQYWTTNFSIGVQHNRNNGSLDMDPTTGDRFKDELGNFVTYVNNVNSTSLLIQTNNTIRLDKAKTWFLGVNFFYIDKQQIELGMLRGLSSLDLSIKKNWNDWTFALNVNDVLRTNIVVIDDYQSNGNYNYIHQNQYKRNLTVSLTYNFGNKKLKKVRDIEGASDSIKSRTR, from the coding sequence ATGAAACGTATACTTTTGTCAATTGCAGTCATATTCGGAACTTGTGCTTTTGCACAGGAAAAGAAATCTGACTCGACAAAAACTAAAAATATAGAAGGGATTACCATCACCAAACAGGTTTTCAAAAAACAAAGTGATCGTCTGGTCTATGATGTTGCTTCTTCTCCTATAGCCAAAGGAAATACAACCTTTGATATTCTGAAACAGACTCCGTTATTGTCTTCCACCGATGATAAAACATTAAAGATTGCAGGAAAGAACAATGTGTTAATCTACATCAATGGAAGAAAATCCAATATGGATGCAGAATCATTAGCTCAGTTCCTTAAAAATACTCCGGCAGAAAACATCCAGAAAATTGAGGTAATTACAGTTCCGGGAAGTGAATATCAGGTAGAATCTTCTGACGGGATCATCAACATCGTTTTAAAGAAAAAAATGAGTGATGGTCTTAATGGAAATATGAGATTCTCTAACACTCAAGGTAAATACAATGCCAGCCAGGCAAGTTTCTCTGCCAACTACAGAAAAGATAAACTGGGAATAAGTGCCAGTCTCAGTGGTGGTGAAAATATTGAAGCTCAAACCTATACTCTGAAGAACAGCAGTAAAAATGCATCCAATGAATCTACAGGTGATATTGATGATCCAAACAAAAACATTGGCGGTTATCTGAACATCGACTATCAGTTAAACGATAAAAGCAACTTAGCTCTATCCTGGAATACCTGGGCCAATAAGAGTTATAATTCAACGGTAAATTTGTTCAATACTATTGTTAACGAAAAAGGCCCACGTTATACATGGTCTAAAAATAAAGAAGATGCAAGAAGTTATAATAACTCGCTCAATTTAAATTATGAATTGAAAACCGATTCTTTAGGAAGTAAACTGAATGTAAATGCAGCTTACCTGAATTATAAAAGATTCCAGGCTATAGATAATATTACTTATAATTCTGACATCAACAGAAACATAGGAAATAAGTCTATACAGATGTTCCAGGATCTTCCGCAGATTATCAACAATTTCTCCGGAATGGTGGATTACATTCAAAAATTTAAAAATGACCTGACCATTTCCATTGGAGGAAATTATAATAAAACCCAAACAGATAACGATACAAAAAGTGATACTTACTTTTTTGACCCAGAGGATACGCCAAAGTTAGCCCCTAACCACTTTATCTATGATGAAAGTATCTATGGTTTCTATGTGACTGCTGAAAAAAAGTTTTCGGATAAGTTCTCTGGAAAAATTGGAACAAGATATGAGATCACTAATAGTTTAGGAACCTCAGATAATCCACCTGAAGGGGCAGAAGCTCTTAAAAGAATTGAAAGAAACTACAATAATTTTCTTCCTTACCTGAGCCTTAACTATACTATTAATGATAAGAACAATATTTCCTATTCATTTTCAAGCAGAATGAGAAGACCAAGTTTCTGGGAAATCAATCCTGTGGTGAACAAGCTGACTGATGACAATTATACACAAAACAACCCATTTGTAAAGGCTTCCTCGACTTATAATCAAGAGCTAATGTACATGTATAAGAATTCATATTTTGTAGTTTTAAACCATTCTTATATTAAAGATGCTATCACCCAGGTTCCTCTACAGGGTTATCCTGTGAAACCTAACGGAGATACTGGTCAAAATCTTGCTTTAAGATATATTAGAACCAATTTTGGAGATAAGCAGGAAATGTCAGCGATGATAGGAGTCCAAAAATCATTTTTTAAACAGTATTGGACAACCAACTTCAGCATAGGAGTTCAGCATAACAGGAACAACGGAAGTTTGGATATGGATCCTACCACAGGGGACCGATTCAAAGATGAGCTTGGAAATTTTGTAACCTATGTCAATAATGTAAATTCTACCAGTCTTTTGATTCAGACCAATAATACCATTCGTCTTGATAAAGCGAAAACGTGGTTCCTTGGAGTGAACTTTTTCTACATAGACAAACAGCAGATAGAATTGGGGATGTTACGAGGTTTATCAAGTTTAGATCTTAGCATCAAGAAAAACTGGAACGACTGGACTTTTGCCCTGAATGTAAATGATGTTTTAAGAACCAATATTGTAGTAATTGATGATTACCAAAGCAACGGAAACTATAACTATATCCACCAGAATCAGTATAAAAGAAACTTAACAGTGAGCCTTACTTACAATTTCGGAAATAAAAAACTGAAAAAGGTAAGAGATATTGAAGGGGCTTCCGATTCTATCAAAAGCAGAACCAGATAA
- a CDS encoding alpha/beta hydrolase: protein MKKSLVFITFFIFFLLTACKESKISLGHNVYFNKEENIHYGNNPDQVMDLYIPDKKLIGEREVFIIIHGGGWRGGNKSQLTFFTLSMMQRFPDHIFMNMNYRLASATQYGIPNQTDDITKVTEFLKERLSYSPKLILLGNSAGGHLSMLYGYYFHADKEVKAVINIVGPADLSDTGFKNYEEYSFVEKHLVDPKILPTATSPVNFASPIHWITSASASTLSYYGTTDRVVPLSQKKILDSILSKNNVIHESYEFKGGHLDWDKRPNNTFLIDKIETFLKHIDKK, encoded by the coding sequence ATGAAAAAGAGCTTAGTATTCATCACCTTTTTTATTTTCTTTTTATTGACAGCCTGTAAAGAAAGCAAGATCAGTCTTGGCCATAATGTCTATTTTAATAAAGAAGAAAATATTCATTATGGAAATAACCCAGATCAGGTTATGGATCTTTATATTCCTGATAAAAAATTGATCGGAGAACGTGAAGTTTTTATTATTATTCATGGTGGCGGCTGGCGTGGTGGAAATAAATCCCAACTTACCTTTTTTACCCTTTCCATGATGCAAAGATTTCCAGATCATATTTTTATGAATATGAACTACAGACTGGCCTCTGCTACACAATATGGAATTCCCAATCAAACGGATGATATCACAAAAGTGACTGAGTTTCTAAAAGAAAGATTAAGTTACAGCCCTAAGTTAATCCTTTTGGGAAATAGTGCCGGAGGTCATTTATCTATGCTTTATGGTTATTATTTTCATGCTGATAAAGAGGTAAAAGCAGTTATTAATATAGTAGGTCCTGCTGATCTTTCAGATACAGGTTTTAAAAACTATGAAGAATATTCTTTTGTAGAAAAGCACCTGGTTGACCCAAAAATACTACCTACTGCAACCTCACCCGTCAACTTTGCCAGCCCAATACATTGGATTACGTCTGCTTCTGCTTCTACTCTTTCTTATTATGGAACAACAGACCGGGTGGTTCCTTTAAGTCAAAAGAAAATTCTGGATTCTATTCTCAGCAAAAATAATGTTATCCATGAGTCATATGAATTCAAAGGAGGACATCTGGATTGGGATAAGCGGCCCAATAATACTTTTCTTATTGATAAAATTGAAACATTTCTAAAACATATTGATAAAAAATGA